The nucleotide window GAAGGAGgcaaaaatatatacatgcatgAAGGGTTAAGATAGCTGAGAACACTGCCTTTGCATGACATAGCTGGCTGGGATACAGTCTGTGTACACAGCACGGCTAATTTACCCTGCTTACAAATTCCTCTGCGTTGAACTGCGATGAGAAGTTCAAACACACCCAGTAGAGTCAGGAAATACTTCACAGCCCTCTTAGGTTGGTGAAGCAGGAGGATCCCGGGGTGTTTTATGGCTCCTAAAAGTCAATAGCTGACTAAATCTAAGaagctgttctgctgctggtttCACTCCTGCCTTGGCAATGCAGGCAAGACCCAGCCTGGAAGGCAGTACCAGTGTAATTTGTAATAACTTGTGAGCCAAAGAGGACCCAGGATGAGGCTGGGTTTTTTAGGCAAGCAGTAAACAAATACATTCCTCATCAAACATGCAGTtcatttacagaaataattgaCATACAAATCTGCAGCACCACACTAGTTCCATCTACACTTGCAGAAGAGGTATGTGGCTGGTCACACAGAGGCTGCAAAACTGCCAGGCATGGGGACTAAAACACAATTACATGAATTAATATGAGTCCTGGATGACCTTTTAAGAAGAGTTTCATGCCCTTTTCCAGCAGTTTGCCAAGGAAAAATGCACACCTCTGTTGTTTCCCCAGCCACTTACACATTGCTCTACCTGAGAAGTGAACCACTAGTGGATGCTCATAATCCCTTTTCTGTAATAAGATCCAATTATAAACATTGTTCTATTAATGAGCGATTTAATCATGCCTCAGAGATATCATTAAATGCAGAATTGGATTCCATATTCCTATAGAGatttagaaagaaaaccactgagaagagcaaaCTCTGGACTGTCACTTGCTGTGCATGTTTCATGTCTCAATCTGGCTTTACAGTACAGGCAAAACCcaggaggtaaaaaaaaagaaaaagaggtggTTTTCATCCAAAGCACATGTTCTCAGGGTGTAAATTAAATTTAGGAAAGAAGAGGTAAGAAAGGAGCTGGGTGGATTGTACAATGGTATTTCTTAggtttatttgctttggagtAACTCACGGTGCTGCTTTTCCCTTAATCCCTTTGAGACAATCTGGGTTTATACATagtttttgctttcctttaaaaaaaaataaaaataaaaggcattttCGATCTTCAGAAATAATCCAGTTTAGAGATAAAAAAAGCACTAGGTCCTCTTGtgtccttttgttttttttaaatctgccACAAAGCACAAAGACTTTCCATTAGAGAAACAAAGAAGAGTTTAGTAAAACCACACACGAAtgttgagtttatttttttccattaattcaACCAACCTAGAAAACTATCTCAAGAGAAAGAGGTCTGGGCTGTGATCATGGGGACTGGGGGCATGTTCTACCTCTGCCCAGATACCACGTTGACCAAGCAGCTCAGTGAGGGCCAGACCCTGCCACTATTTCCCAAAATGAGCCATACTACACCAGGCTCATTTTTAGGATGTTTCACAGAGCAAGAAGGAATATGTGATGCAAGCTATGatgcactggaacagtttgCTCAGAGAAATTTTGATTACCcatacctggaagtgttccaggccgagctgatggggtttggagcaacctggtctagtggaaggtgtccctgcccatgacagggagTTGAAACCATATGGtatttaaggtcctttccaacccgaATAATTCCATGATTGTCTGATTGTATGAAATGtcaaaaagtcctttttcaCCCTTTTGCATATGAATGAATTGGTGTTCTCCTAAAGAAATGAATTTAGGGAAGTTCCTCTGCGTTCTGCAGCTTAAGGAACTGATCCTGCCAGATCATTCCTATGTTGTTCATCTTGCTACTGGTGAGAAGTAGCAGAGGTGAGACCCCTGCACACCCTGTCACTGTATGGCTGCTGTCAGGGCACATCTGGGTActgaagcagcagagcagggccaaGGGATTTTGCCAActgctgggaaagcagctgcaggctgggccagctcctgcaggaagggctgggcaggagcagagagctTTCTGTCTATATCAGCCTGAATAATTCATCTCAAGTTTTTAGCAGAAGCTCTCTTCCCCTGCTCAGCTTCCCCTTTgtctggcagagctgctgtttgtgaCTCAACTTCTTCCTCCAAAAGCCTGGAAAATGGCTTTCTGATACAAAATCCTGGGCTGTTATCTATTTATCCTGTACTGCCACACAGAACCTGACTGAGAGTCCCTGTAAGAAGACACCATAAAAGACAGTTCTCTTCCTGACTGGGAAATCAAGAGATTGACTTCCATTATTCCTGTTAATAGGATGCTCTTGCTGGTTTTCATGTAAGAGACCGAACGATTACCCAACATTGTTTCATTTTTAGCAGCTGTCACAATTAATTCTGCAGAGCTCACAGCTACATTGCCTGAGAGTGCTTCCTCCCAGCCCTCTAAAGCAAACTCAGCCCATTCCAGGGCACTTAAAACTTGTGCACAATCACCTCAAAGAACTGACTTATGCCAGGTAAAGGCTCACACTGCATGGAAATTCAGGGCTTGTATAAGCCAACAGAGTTCACAATCCACTGGACGGAGCAGATGGATCCAGTGTTTGCACACAATGTGCTTCTTGAATCTCTCTCAATGTATTTTTGGAAGCCAGGCACTAAATATCCTATTTCTTTAGCAGAGTTGACACATCCTAGAGAAGTCTCAGTCTTTTTTGATCTTCCATCTCTCCCCAGTGCTGACGGTGACTTTGCAGTCACCCACCTGACCAAGGCTCACCTCTTCTATGATGGGAGAATTAAATGGATGCCACCTGCTATATATAAGAGCTCCTGCAGCATCGATGTCACCTTCTTCCCCTTTGACCAGCAAAACTGCACCATGAAGTTTGGCTCCTGGACCTATGACAAAGCCAAGATAGACTTGGTGAGCATGCACAGTCATGTGGACCAGCTGGACTACTGGGAGAGCGGGGAATGGGTCATCATCAACGCCGTGGGCAATTACAACAGCAAGAAATATGAATGCTGCACAGAGATCTACCCTGATATAACTTACTCCTTCATTATCCGGAGGCTGCCGCTGTTCTACACCATCAATCTGATCATCCCCTGCCTGCTGATCTCCTGCCTGACTGTCCTGGTCTTCTACCTGCCCTCCGAGTGTGGAGAGAAGATAACCTTGTGCATCTCCGTGCTGCTGTCTCTGactgtgttcctgctgctcaTCACAGAGATCATCCCATCTACCTCCTTGGTCATCCCTCTGATTGGGGAGTATCTTCTCTTCACCATGATATTTGTTACCCTGTCTATCATCATCACTGTCTTTGTGCTCAACGTGCACCATCGTTCCCCACGTACCCACACGATGCCTGACTGGGTAAGGAGGGTCTTCCTTGATGTAGTCCCGCGTATCCTTTTCATGAAACGCCCCTCCACAGTGAAAGACAATTGCAAGAAGCTCATTGAATCCATGCACAAAATAACCAACGCACCGAGGCTTTGGTCCGAGATCGACGTGGAGCCCAACTTCACTACCTCAtcttcccccagcccccagagTAATGAGCCTTCACCCACATCTTCCTTCTGTGCCCACCTCGAGGACCCAGCCAAGCCTCAGCCTATCTGCAAGTCACCTTCTGGGCAGTACTCCGTGCTGCACCCAGAGCCTGTACAGGTGACCTGCTCATCTC belongs to Pseudopipra pipra isolate bDixPip1 chromosome 17, bDixPip1.hap1, whole genome shotgun sequence and includes:
- the CHRNA4 gene encoding neuronal acetylcholine receptor subunit alpha-4 is translated as MGFLVPKGNLLLLLCASIFPAFGHVETRAHAEERLLKKLFSGYNKWSRPVANISDVVIVRFGLSIAQLIDVDEKNQMMTTNVWVKQEWHDYKLRWDPQEYENVTSIRIPSELIWRPDIVLYNNADGDFAVTHLTKAHLFYDGRIKWMPPAIYKSSCSIDVTFFPFDQQNCTMKFGSWTYDKAKIDLVSMHSHVDQLDYWESGEWVIINAVGNYNSKKYECCTEIYPDITYSFIIRRLPLFYTINLIIPCLLISCLTVLVFYLPSECGEKITLCISVLLSLTVFLLLITEIIPSTSLVIPLIGEYLLFTMIFVTLSIIITVFVLNVHHRSPRTHTMPDWVRRVFLDVVPRILFMKRPSTVKDNCKKLIESMHKITNAPRLWSEIDVEPNFTTSSSPSPQSNEPSPTSSFCAHLEDPAKPQPICKSPSGQYSVLHPEPVQVTCSSPQPSCHPLSDTQATSVLKGRSLSVQQMYSPNKAEEGSIRCRSRSIQYCYLQEDSSQTNGQSTGSPASQRCHLNEEQPQHKPPQCKCKCKKGEAAGTPAQGSKIHGTKEQHLVLMSPALKLAVEGVHYIADHLRAEDADFSVKEDWKYVAMVIDRIFLWMFIIVCLLGTVGLFLPPWLAGMI